One window of the Buchnera aphidicola (Meitanaphis flavogallis) genome contains the following:
- the murF gene encoding UDP-N-acetylmuramoyl-tripeptide--D-alanyl-D-alanine ligase, which yields MIPISFYQICRITKGYFFNKNNVKINNLIFHAISTDSRTITPGCLFIALIGKNFDAHNFVYAAMKKGATAVVLEKKLDIKLPQIVVQNTTLALGNIAFWIRQQSNASIIALTGSSGKTSVKEITTSILQCYGKTLSTFKNFNNNIGVPLTLLNLDLSYKYAVIEIGANHPKEILYATKLTNPNIALINNIYYSHLDGFKSLLGISKSKQEILCTLPKTGTAIFNADSHHWSRWKKNINSQNIIWFSIKKKSQFFASNIVIDNTGSSFILHSPNGVINVNLPLLGFHNISNALAAAAIAITLNIPLQCIQLGLSKIPILSGRLETITLSQHKTIINDTYNANVASMIVAIKVLENMPGYKIFVSGDMSELGKMSTMYHKIIGNVIYISDINEVMSIGKLSKSISINSKKGNHYTNINTLIKDLTKKIFMYEKITILIKGSRSENLERIVKKLVEECNYD from the coding sequence ATGATCCCAATATCTTTTTATCAAATATGTCGTATCACAAAAGGTTATTTTTTTAACAAAAATAATGTAAAAATAAATAACTTAATTTTTCATGCTATAAGTACTGATTCAAGAACAATTACTCCAGGATGTTTATTTATTGCTTTGATCGGAAAAAATTTCGATGCACATAATTTCGTTTATGCAGCAATGAAAAAAGGAGCTACAGCAGTAGTATTAGAAAAAAAACTTGATATCAAGCTACCACAAATAGTTGTGCAAAATACTACTTTAGCACTAGGAAATATAGCATTTTGGATTAGACAACAAAGTAATGCTAGTATTATAGCATTAACTGGATCTTCTGGAAAAACATCTGTAAAAGAAATTACTACTTCTATCTTGCAATGTTATGGAAAAACTTTATCTACCTTTAAAAATTTTAACAATAATATTGGAGTACCATTAACTCTACTAAATCTTGATCTATCATATAAATATGCTGTTATTGAAATAGGAGCTAATCATCCTAAAGAAATTTTATATGCAACAAAATTAACAAATCCTAATATTGCATTAATAAACAACATTTATTATTCGCATTTAGATGGATTTAAATCTTTATTAGGAATCTCTAAATCAAAACAAGAAATTCTTTGTACATTACCTAAAACTGGTACAGCTATATTTAATGCTGATAGTCATCATTGGTCAAGATGGAAAAAAAACATAAACAGCCAAAACATTATTTGGTTTTCAATAAAAAAAAAAAGTCAATTCTTTGCAAGCAATATCGTTATTGATAATACAGGCTCATCCTTCATTCTACATTCTCCGAATGGAGTTATAAATGTTAATTTGCCTTTGCTTGGATTTCACAATATTTCTAATGCTCTAGCTGCAGCCGCTATAGCAATAACATTAAACATTCCACTTCAATGCATTCAACTCGGATTATCTAAAATTCCAATACTTTCAGGTAGATTAGAAACTATCACACTAAGCCAACATAAAACTATTATAAACGATACTTACAATGCTAATGTTGCATCAATGATTGTAGCAATTAAAGTGTTAGAAAACATGCCTGGATATAAAATTTTTGTATCTGGTGATATGTCTGAATTAGGAAAAATGAGTACTATGTATCATAAAATAATTGGTAATGTCATTTACATATCTGATATAAACGAAGTTATGAGCATTGGAAAATTAAGTAAATCTATCAGTATTAATAGTAAAAAAGGAAACCATTACACTAATATTAATACACTAATTAAAGATTTAACTAAAAAAATTTTTATGTATGAAAAAATTACAATTTTAATTAAAGGATCTAGAAGCGAAAATCTAGAAAGAATAGTAAAAAAATTAGTTGAGGAATGTAATTATGATTGA
- a CDS encoding penicillin-binding transpeptidase domain-containing protein, translated as MVNSPTYNPNNLKKVSMDLIRNRAVTDVFEPGSTVKPMVIMKALQKKIITPKSIIDTTPFIIDKHVIKDVSYNRQLSVTDILKKSSNTGVSKIALSMSESELIDIYSRFGLGKSTNSGLIGEKKGIYPKKKHWSNLDKVTFSFGYGLMVTPLQLVNVYTIMGRYGLYKPLSIIKTNNKNNEKRIFSKSLVKIVLNMLESVTQPGGVGVKAAIKGYKVAVKTGTAKKVNSNGKYVNRYVSYAVGLAPISNPQFSLLVMINDPRAGQYYGGTISAPVFSTIMSFALKIINIQPDNLFIY; from the coding sequence ATGGTCAATAGCCCTACATATAATCCAAATAATTTAAAAAAAGTATCTATGGATTTAATTCGTAACAGAGCCGTGACTGACGTATTTGAGCCTGGATCAACAGTTAAACCAATGGTAATTATGAAAGCATTGCAAAAAAAAATAATAACTCCAAAATCTATTATTGACACAACACCTTTTATAATAGATAAACACGTAATAAAAGATGTTTCATATAACAGACAATTATCAGTTACCGATATTTTGAAAAAATCAAGCAATACAGGTGTATCTAAAATAGCACTATCTATGTCAGAATCTGAATTAATTGATATTTATTCTAGATTTGGCTTAGGAAAATCGACAAATTCAGGATTGATAGGAGAAAAAAAAGGAATTTACCCCAAAAAAAAACATTGGTCTAACTTAGATAAAGTAACATTTTCTTTTGGATATGGATTGATGGTTACACCACTACAATTGGTTAACGTATACACAATTATGGGTAGATATGGATTATACAAACCATTATCTATTATTAAAACTAATAACAAAAACAACGAAAAACGAATATTTTCAAAATCTTTAGTAAAAATCGTATTAAACATGCTCGAATCAGTAACTCAGCCAGGAGGCGTAGGAGTAAAAGCAGCCATTAAAGGCTATAAAGTTGCTGTAAAGACGGGTACTGCAAAAAAAGTCAATTCAAACGGAAAATACGTAAATAGATACGTATCATATGCAGTAGGACTTGCTCCAATTAGCAATCCACAATTTTCTTTGCTTGTGATGATTAATGATCCACGAGCAGGACAATACTATGGAGGAACTATTTCAGCTCCAGTATTTAGTACAATTATGAGTTTTGCATTAAAAATTATTAATATTCAACCTGATAATTTATTTATATATTAA
- a CDS encoding UDP-N-acetylmuramoyl-L-alanyl-D-glutamate--2,6-diaminopimelate ligase produces the protein MRNKKKEYHGHITYKNKHIPVIYFLKLSKNLSKISNRYYEVNEELTLIGVTGTNGKSTVTHIIAQWNYLLNQRIGIMGSLGNGTYNDLKPSVNTTDSPINIQKFLKEMLINDIKTIAMEISSHGIIQHRVSNLNFSMAILTNITSDHLDYHKTIENYIKAKWTFFSKNKIKTFIINIDNHIGKLWTKKLSKKRTIVVSINKNFNYSLFKRWVHAYRIIYNTNYTYIYFKSSWGKGLLKSQLIGNFNVTNLLLALVALLNLGFSLSCLIDVCEYIIAVPGRMQSLKIPNKPNIIIDYAHNEDAFKNVLQTIRKIYHHNVWCVFGCGGNRDKLKRSLMGKISEKIANKIVLTNDNPRNENPKEIIKDITQNIQNKKNIHIILDRKQAIKFAIMNANINDCVVVLGKGHEKYQIIKNKTYYFSDYETIKKLLEK, from the coding sequence TTGCGAAACAAAAAAAAAGAATATCATGGACATATAACATATAAAAATAAACACATTCCAGTAATTTATTTTTTAAAATTATCTAAAAATTTATCCAAAATATCCAATAGATATTATGAAGTAAATGAAGAATTAACACTTATTGGAGTCACTGGAACTAATGGAAAAAGTACTGTGACTCATATTATTGCTCAATGGAATTACTTATTAAACCAAAGAATAGGAATTATGGGAAGTCTAGGGAATGGAACTTACAACGATCTAAAACCATCTGTAAATACAACTGATTCTCCTATAAATATACAAAAATTCTTAAAAGAAATGTTAATAAACGATATAAAAACAATTGCTATGGAAATATCTTCGCATGGAATCATACAACATAGAGTGTCAAATTTAAATTTTTCTATGGCAATTTTGACAAACATTACATCAGACCACTTAGACTATCACAAAACTATAGAAAACTATATTAAAGCAAAATGGACTTTTTTTTCTAAAAACAAAATTAAAACATTCATAATTAATATAGATAATCATATTGGAAAACTATGGACAAAAAAATTATCTAAAAAAAGAACTATCGTCGTAAGTATAAATAAAAATTTTAATTACTCATTATTTAAACGATGGGTACACGCATATCGTATAATATATAATACAAATTATACTTACATTTACTTTAAATCTAGTTGGGGAAAAGGATTGTTAAAAAGCCAATTAATTGGAAACTTTAACGTTACTAATTTACTACTAGCTTTAGTGGCATTATTAAACTTGGGGTTTTCACTATCTTGCTTGATAGACGTATGCGAATATATAATAGCCGTTCCTGGAAGAATGCAATCTCTTAAAATTCCAAATAAACCAAACATTATCATTGATTATGCACATAATGAAGACGCTTTTAAAAATGTATTACAAACTATTCGTAAAATATATCATCACAATGTATGGTGTGTATTTGGATGCGGAGGAAATAGAGACAAATTAAAGAGATCCCTAATGGGAAAGATTTCTGAAAAAATTGCTAATAAAATCGTTCTAACTAATGACAATCCCAGAAACGAGAATCCAAAAGAAATTATAAAAGATATCACACAAAACATTCAAAATAAAAAAAATATACATATTATATTGGATCGAAAACAAGCAATCAAATTTGCCATAATGAATGCTAACATCAATGACTGTGTAGTTGTATTAGGAAAAGGTCATGAAAAATATCAAATAATAAAAAATAAAACTTATTATTTTTCTGACTATGAAACAATTAAAAAACTATTGGAAAAATAA
- a CDS encoding Mur ligase domain-containing protein: protein MKHNLQTLLQPWMNITQSYNITGIASDSRKVTTGNLFCALQGNIFHGRQFIKKAIDNGAIAILCETKKKNIMDI from the coding sequence ATGAAACATAACCTACAAACCCTATTACAACCTTGGATGAATATAACACAATCATATAATATAACTGGAATAGCATCAGATAGTCGAAAAGTTACTACAGGAAACTTATTCTGCGCACTACAAGGAAATATATTTCATGGACGACAATTTATAAAAAAAGCTATTGATAATGGAGCAATAGCTATTCTTTGCGAAACAAAAAAAAAGAATATCATGGACATATAA
- the ftsL gene encoding cell division protein FtsL: protein MNDDIYNLPKIIFNDVIKIHKQVLILLVIITVFSILIVTIVHKTRLLIAQGERLNIIQKKAEIEWNNLILERNLLSSHRKIEKNAIEKLNMIYINPLEENIFSQ, encoded by the coding sequence ATGAATGATGACATTTATAATTTACCTAAAATAATTTTTAACGACGTTATAAAAATCCACAAACAAGTATTAATTTTACTTGTAATAATTACAGTTTTTTCAATATTAATTGTTACTATAGTTCATAAAACAAGATTACTAATTGCGCAAGGAGAACGATTAAATATTATTCAAAAGAAAGCAGAAATAGAGTGGAATAATTTAATTTTAGAAAGAAACTTATTATCCTCCCATAGAAAAATTGAAAAAAATGCTATAGAAAAATTAAATATGATCTATATTAACCCATTAGAAGAAAATATTTTTTCACAATAA